The genome window CTTCCGTGATGAACTCTATGCCCCTCTGCGGCCGTTCGTCAACGAGCAAGGTGAACACGTCGTTCCGGGCGTAGTGATCGACAACGTCAAAGTCGTACCGGGCTTCGGCCAGGCGGCCAAGGTCGAGATCCGCCACCAGGATGCCTTCCTCGCCGTACAGCGGGCCCGCCAGATAGTTGCCCAGGGGGTCCAGGATGGCGCTGCCGCCCCGGCACATGAGATCCGGCTCGGCGTCCAGGTCCCCGTAGCCGGGCAGGTCAGTGGGGACCATGTCCTTGGTCTGGTACTGGTTGCAGGAAAGCACGAAGCAGCGGCCCTCCAGAGCGATGTGTTTGATGGTGGCCTGCCAGCTGTCCCTGGCGTCGGCCGTGGGCGCGAGGTAGATCGCGGTGCCTTTGGCGTACATCGCGGCCCGCAGGAGCGGCATGTAGTTTTCCCAGCAGATGACCGAGCCCATTGTGCCGTAAGGGGTATCAACAACGGTCAGGGTGCTGCCGTCCCCCTGGCTCCAGATAAGGCGTTCGGACCCGGTGGGCTTGAGCTTGCGGTGTTTGCCGAGGTACGTCCCATCCGGGCCGAAGAAGACCACCGTGCAGTGCAAACTCCCGTTATCCCGCTCGATTACCCCCACGTTCAGGTACACGCCCGCTTCCGCCGCCGCCTGCCCGAGAAGAAGGGTTTCCTCGCCGGGAACGGGGATGGCCTGCTCGTAATACCGGCGGAAGTCCTTGCGGCCTTCGTCGGTGCGCTTGCCGACATTGGAGCCGAAATGCATGCCCCGCGGGTAACAGGGGATGTACGCCTCGGGGAACAGGACGATCTTCGCGCCCTTGGCCGCGGCTTCCCTGGTCAGCCTGGCCACTTTGGCGACGGCGGCGTCCTTGTCAAAAGGAATGGGTGATGCCTGGACAACGGCAACACGGACTTGGGTGCTCATGGGTATGGTCTCCTTGGATACGGTATTGTAACGGTGTTATCCCAGTATATCGGCCAGCAGCAACGAAAGCGCGGGAATGTAGGTGACGGCCAGAAGCAGCAGCAACAGCGCGCCGAGCATGGGCAGCACGTTGATGACCAGTTTTTTGAACGCCACGTCGCGTTGCAGGCTGTTCGCCACGAAGAGGTTGATCCCGAGCGGCGGCGTAAGCAGGCCGATGGCCAGGTTGATAACCATAATCACCCCGAAATGGACGGGGTCGATGCCGTACTGCAGCAGCAGCGGCGCGAATATCGGCCCGAGCAGGATAATGGAGGCGTTGATCTCCATGATGCAGCCCGTGACCAGGAGAATGCCGTTAATCAGCATTAGGAGGGCGATTTTGTTTTCCGTCAGGGCGGACAGGGTGTTGGTGATTTTCAGCGGCACCTGCTCGGTGGTCATGACCCATCCCATGGCTGTCGCGCAGGCGATGATCAGCATGACCATGGCCGAGGGAACGGCCGCCGCGTGAAAGCTGGGGATGATGTCCCTGACCGCCAGTTCCCGGTATATGAAGAGGCCGACCAGCAGGCTGTAGACGCAGGCCACGGCCGCGGCTTCCGTGGGGGTGAAGAACCCGCCGTAGATGCCGCCGAGGATGATGACGGGCATCATGATGCCCCAGCCGGCCACTTTGAAGGCCTGCCAGATGGGGAGTCTTCCCTGCACGCCCGCGCCGTACCCGTGTTTTTTGCAGTAAAAATAGCAGACGATCATGAGCACGACGCCCATCAGAATGCCGGGCAGAATGCCTGCCGCGAACAGTTTCCCGATGGAGACGTTCATGGTGACGCCGTAGGAAACAAAAGGGATGCTCGGCGGGATGACCACGCCGATGGTCCCTGCGGCGGCGAGCAGGGCGGCCGAGAACGGCTTGCCGTATCCCGCCTGGACCATGGCCGGCACCATGATGGTGCCGATGGCCACAACCGTTGCCGGGGCCGAGCCGGAAATGGCCGCGAAGAACATGCAGGCCAGGATGGCGATGATCCCAAGGCCCCCGTGGACGTTGCCGACGATGCTGGTCGCCAGCATGATGAGCCTTTTGGATATGCCGCCGCGGTCCATGAGCACGCCCGCCACCATGAACAGCGGGATGGCGAGCAGGGGGAAGGAATCCATGCCCGTGAACATGCGCTGGGCCACGAGAAACAGGGGCACTTTGCCGCTGAAGGCAATGGCGATGAAGGTCGCGAAGCCGATACTGATGGCGATAGGCACGTTGAGCACGACCAGCGCGGCCAGGGAAAGAAAAAGCACCTCGCTCATACGGCTTCCTCCTGGGTGCTCTCCATGCTGCCGCCGCTTGCGATGACCGCGGCCAGAACGAGATAATGGACGCACATGAGGGCGCAGCCGATGGGCACGGCGAGAAACACCAGGGACATGGGAATTTCCATGGCCGGCGAGGTTTGCGTGGTTTTGCCGAGCCGTATGAAATAGTCCCAGCCGTACCAGGCGGCAAGGCCCATGAAGGCCATGCAGAGGGTGTTCGCCAGAACCGCCAGGGGGCGCTGGAATCTTTCGGGCAGGGGTTTGACGAAAACCTCAACCCCGATGTGGGCGTTTTTCACAACTCCCAGGCAGCCGCCGAAAAAGACGGCCCAGATGCTGATATACCGGGAGAGTTCGTCCGTGAAGCCGAACCCGCTCTGGATGACGAACCGCTCCAGAATCCCCCAGAAAACCACGGCCGTCATGGCAATGAGCAGCCAGGCCGCGATATATTCCTCAATCCGGATAAGGACCGCCTGGAGCCGTAGCAGAAAGTGCATTATGCCTCCCATGTCTGCGAAAAGAGCGTGAACCGTGTTGACCGCCGCCCCACGTGGCCGGGGCGGCTCTTGGGGGTCACTTCGCCTGCGCGTCGGCGATCGCCTTTTTCAGTTCCTCGATCAGGCCGGGGCTGACCTGCTTGCGGATAAAATCTTCCACGCCCGCTGTTTGTTTCTGGAACTGGGCATGCACGTCAGGGGTAAGCTTGATGATTTCCGTGCCCTTGGACGCCATAAGGTGCTCGGCTTCGTCGGATTGCTTTTTATTGCGCGTGCGTTCCTCATCCCGCCAGATGGCCACGCCTTCCATCACGATTTTCTGCTGGTCGGCGGTCATCTGCTTCCAGATATCCTCGTTGACCATAAACAGGTACGGGCAATAGAGATGGCCGTCCATGGTGAGGTATTTCTGCACTTCGTAGTAACGCATGGAGGCGGTCAGGGAGATGGGGTTTTCCTGGCCGTCAACAACGCCCTGGGCAAGGGCCGTGTACAGTTCGGCGAAGGCCATGGGGGTCGGGATGCCGCCCAGCTCGCGGATCATGGCCATGTGGGCCTGGTTTTCCATGACGCGGATTTTCAGCCCCTTCACGTCGCCGGGCACACGGATGGGTTTGTTCGTCGTGGTGAAGTGGCGGAACCCGTTTTCCGCAAAACCCAGGCAGCGCACACCCGTGTCCTTGAGCACCTTTTCCCGGAGCTTGTCGCCGAAGGGGCCGTCAAGCACCGTGTAGGCCACTGCCTCGGAAGGGAAGACAAAGGGGATGTCGAACACCAGGATGTCCTTGGAGAAGTTGGGGAAGGGCCCGTTGGTCAGCGAGGCCATCTCCAGCGTGCCCATTTGCAGGGCTTCCAGCATTTCACGTTCTCCCCCCAGCTGGCTGGCGGGGTACAGGGTAATTGTGATGGCGCCGCCCGTTTTTTCCTCGACGTATTTTTTGAAGATTTCACAGGCCTCAATGAGCCTGTCTCCCACGGCGGGCGTGACCGTGCCGAGTTTGAGCGTCATGGCGGCGGACGCGGCGTTCAGACCGAGCCCCAGGCAGAGCGCCATCGTAATGGCCAGAATGCGGATGGACTTGATGCGCATACGATCTCCTATGGTTACCGGGTTCTCTTGATACAATACCATGTTGCGGCAGGCCGGGTTTCCTCTAGTCTATGGCCGGAGGCAAAAGAAGAGTCAATTCGCCCGGGCCGCCGCGGGTGATATATTGCAATATGCGCGGGAGGTTACGTTCAGTCGTTTCCGTGAAAAAGCAACCATGCCGGGTCGTTATGCTGTCAATCCGGGAGAATTTGTGATATGTGATATACTACACACAGAGGGGCACATGGTCGCAAAACAAAGATCACTCGCGGAAGTCGCCGCCGACAAGCTCAGGCTGATGATCGTCCAGGGCCGGCTGGATCTCGGTGAGAAGATACGGGAACAGGATCTTGCCGACGCCCTCGGGCTGAGCAAGACGCCCATCCGGGAAGCGCTGCTGCGTCTCGCGGCGGAGCATCTTGTTGTGATCAGGCCCCGCAAGGGAACCTTTGTTTTTTCCACCGACCCGGAAGATCTGGAAGATTTGTGCGCGCTGCGCATAGCCCTTGAGCAGGCGGCCATACGCCATGCCATGCAGCGCAATTACGCGCGCCTTATCGCCGCGCTGGAACGTTTCGGCGAGCCGGTGGATAAAATCCTGCACGAAGACAGGCACGACATGAACTACTATCTGAAGCTGGATTTCGAATTCCACCGGACGATCATGAACCTCGCCAAAAACCCGTATCTGACGGACGCCCTCTCCGCCATAGCCACCAAGGTGCAGGCCCTGCGGTACAGGAACTATTACAGTTCCTTTTTCGTGAAGCGGTCATTGGAAGACCATAACAAGCTGTACGAGTTCATGCGCAACGAGGATGCCGAGGGGGCGTGCGCTTTCATGGATGTGCACGTCCGCCGGATTTTCGAGCCGGAAAACCTCAAGCTGCTGTATATGTGACGGCAGGCCGCGCGGAGCTCGATACAGCCCCTGCCCGTGCAACGGACGGCCAGGGGCTGTTCTCTATCCGAATGAAAAGGGCAGCTCGCTTCCGGCGCGTTCCCGGCCATTTCACTGTAAATCGTTTTGCTCCGGTTTCAGATATGCCGCCGCGTACCGTTCGGGAATACCCGCCTTGAGGAAGAGTTCGTAAAGCTGCGGATCGATATGGTTGTTTTTCTTGAAATTTTCCATGATGTCCAAGGCCTCGCGGAGCGTCTTGGAGGTCTTGTACGGGCGGTCCCAGGCGGTGAGAGCCTCGAAAATGTCGGCAATGGCCATCATGCGCGCTCCCCAGCTCATCTCATCGCGCAGCAGCCGCCGGGGGTAGCCTTTACCGTCCATGGTTTCGTGATGGGCTCCGGCGATTTCCGGGACCTGGCGCAGGTGTTTGGGCAGCGGCAGTTCGTCCAGCATCAGGATGGTGCGCGTGATGTGGTCGTTAATCTTGTACCGTTCTTCCTGGGTCAGGGTTCCCCGGCGTATGCTGAGGTTATACAGCTCTCCCCGGTTGTACAGCGTGGCCGGGACGTCCAGCTGGAAATTCCAGGGGCTGTCGGCGGGCAGCATATCGTTTTCGCCTCTGGGGATAATATGTTCGGGGTTGTCCATGAGCAGCGTTTCCCTGACCGGCGGATCCGGCACGGACGCGCCTTCCATGCGCGCCAGCTCGCCTCGGGAGACCCCCAGCCGTTTGTCCAGAGTCCGCACGAAGGGCTTGCCGCCGATAGCCGCAAGACGAGCGAGAGCCGCGTCGTCCATATGCTCGCCGCCGAGGTTGCTGGCGGCCACGAACGCGAAATCATCGTCCAGTTCCGCCAGGGCCTCCGCCAGTTTTTGCTGCTCGACCGCGGGGTCGGCGCCCTCCAGCCGGGCTTTGAGGCTGGCTATTTCCGCGTCGCGCTTGAGCACTTCAAAGCGGGTGCGGATTTCGTGGATGCGGTCGTAAAGGGTCTCCAGCTTGGTGGCCTTATCCATGACATATTCCGGCGTGGTGATCTTGCCGCAATCGTGGAGCCATGCGGCCAGCCGGGCTTCCTCGCGGCTGTTTTCATCCAGGTGAAA of uncultured delta proteobacterium contains these proteins:
- a CDS encoding hypothetical protein (Evidence 5 : No homology to any previously reported sequences), producing MQYITRGGPGELTLLLPPAID
- a CDS encoding TRAP dicarboxylate transporter, DctP subunit — its product is MRIKSIRILAITMALCLGLGLNAASAAMTLKLGTVTPAVGDRLIEACEIFKKYVEEKTGGAITITLYPASQLGGEREMLEALQMGTLEMASLTNGPFPNFSKDILVFDIPFVFPSEAVAYTVLDGPFGDKLREKVLKDTGVRCLGFAENGFRHFTTTNKPIRVPGDVKGLKIRVMENQAHMAMIRELGGIPTPMAFAELYTALAQGVVDGQENPISLTASMRYYEVQKYLTMDGHLYCPYLFMVNEDIWKQMTADQQKIVMEGVAIWRDEERTRNKKQSDEAEHLMASKGTEIIKLTPDVHAQFQKQTAGVEDFIRKQVSPGLIEELKKAIADAQAK
- a CDS encoding GntR family transcriptional regulator codes for the protein MVAKQRSLAEVAADKLRLMIVQGRLDLGEKIREQDLADALGLSKTPIREALLRLAAEHLVVIRPRKGTFVFSTDPEDLEDLCALRIALEQAAIRHAMQRNYARLIAALERFGEPVDKILHEDRHDMNYYLKLDFEFHRTIMNLAKNPYLTDALSAIATKVQALRYRNYYSSFFVKRSLEDHNKLYEFMRNEDAEGACAFMDVHVRRIFEPENLKLLYM
- a CDS encoding TRAP dicarboxylate transporter, DctM subunit, translated to MSEVLFLSLAALVVLNVPIAISIGFATFIAIAFSGKVPLFLVAQRMFTGMDSFPLLAIPLFMVAGVLMDRGGISKRLIMLATSIVGNVHGGLGIIAILACMFFAAISGSAPATVVAIGTIMVPAMVQAGYGKPFSAALLAAAGTIGVVIPPSIPFVSYGVTMNVSIGKLFAAGILPGILMGVVLMIVCYFYCKKHGYGAGVQGRLPIWQAFKVAGWGIMMPVIILGGIYGGFFTPTEAAAVACVYSLLVGLFIYRELAVRDIIPSFHAAAVPSAMVMLIIACATAMGWVMTTEQVPLKITNTLSALTENKIALLMLINGILLVTGCIMEINASIILLGPIFAPLLLQYGIDPVHFGVIMVINLAIGLLTPPLGINLFVANSLQRDVAFKKLVINVLPMLGALLLLLLAVTYIPALSLLLADILG
- the NIT4B gene encoding Bifunctional nitrilase/nitrile hydratase NIT4B, whose protein sequence is MSTQVRVAVVQASPIPFDKDAAVAKVARLTREAAAKGAKIVLFPEAYIPCYPRGMHFGSNVGKRTDEGRKDFRRYYEQAIPVPGEETLLLGQAAAEAGVYLNVGVIERDNGSLHCTVVFFGPDGTYLGKHRKLKPTGSERLIWSQGDGSTLTVVDTPYGTMGSVICWENYMPLLRAAMYAKGTAIYLAPTADARDSWQATIKHIALEGRCFVLSCNQYQTKDMVPTDLPGYGDLDAEPDLMCRGGSAILDPLGNYLAGPLYGEEGILVADLDLGRLAEARYDFDVVDHYARNDVFTLLVDERPQRGIEFITEDNA
- a CDS encoding TRAP dicarboxylate transporter, DctQ subunit, which gives rise to MHFLLRLQAVLIRIEEYIAAWLLIAMTAVVFWGILERFVIQSGFGFTDELSRYISIWAVFFGGCLGVVKNAHIGVEVFVKPLPERFQRPLAVLANTLCMAFMGLAAWYGWDYFIRLGKTTQTSPAMEIPMSLVFLAVPIGCALMCVHYLVLAAVIASGGSMESTQEEAV